In the Candidatus Methylomirabilota bacterium genome, CGAGAAGGCGGAAAGGACCAGGAGGAATCCGGCGAGGGAGAAGGCTCCCCGACAAGCCGATCGACGACACTGCCGATCAGGGCAGCCTTTAAGGGGTCAACTGCAAGGAACTCCACCCCCATCCCGTGGATGGCACCAGGCCAATTCTTCTCCCCACGTATCCACACCACTTGTGCAGGGATCGAGAGTGTGTGGGAAGACTCTTGCAGCTTGAAGCGGAGCAAGATCTCAGTCCCCGGTCGGGGCGGGTGGTTGATTGCGATGAACATCCCGTCCTTGCTCAGGTTCAGGCAAGTGCCATGCCCGGCCTTCCCCGCCTGGGTGAACTCGACGTCGAACTGGACCGGAACCCGGGAATGGGATTGTGGTGTAGCGTGATGCACCCATTGGCGTATCAGGTCCGGGTCGACGAGAAAGTCGAAGCCCACGCCATGGGGGATGCTGGTTCCCAGACCGGTTGGCGTTGGTTTGTCAAGCCAGATGACAAGTGCGCGCAGTGGTTCATCTTCACACACCTGGACCACTACCGGGGTTTTGAGGGGGATGGTCTCGGGCAGCAGGAGTCCCAGTCCACCGGGACTGATGGAGTTGGTCTTGCCAGTGATGACCTTCGCCAGGGACGTTGCCTGGCTTAGAGAAGTACACTGAACGGGTAGATAGGCCACAAGGCGTGGGTAACCACGGACATTAGTGTAGGAAGACACGAATTTCCTCTAGCTACGAGCGTGCCAGCCGTTGTTGGGCCGACTGCCGCGCGTAGTATCTCCAGATCTCGTCTCGTTGCTGGAGGCCAAAGTAGGCGAACTCCACTCCGGCCCTTCCTTGACTCGTCCATCTGACTTTGCCGACGGTATTGATCTGGCGCTTGCTGAGCGGGAGGTGAAAGCTGAGGAACAGTTCGGCCCCAAGCGGGACCGTCTCGTGCGTGGTGAGGAGCGCCCCCAAGGTCCCGAGCTTGGTGATCCGTCCGTTTCGGGGGTGGGTGCCTGGGATTTGGTACTCCATGGGGAGGTCACAGGAAATACGGGGCGAGCGTCGTGTGTCATTCGAATCTCTCATGGAGCTACCTCCCGTCAGTCAATGCTCAGAGGGAAAATCTGGATCTCCCTTTTGTCCCGTAGTAGCAACATCGATGCCATGTCAGTCGGGGAGCGAATGACAGGCAAAGGTTGTAGGAACCAGCTAGGCCCAGTGTGAAGCGCAGTGGAGTTTTGCGCCATTATGTACATCTATGTAACGTAACTAAGACAATTTGTCGGTGGAATTGTGAGTCCATCTTAGGGAAGACGGCCCCCCCGTGAAAACGGGAACGTCATCTGGAGCGTACCGTGAGGGAAAGGAGATGCGTTGTCTCCCCTCCTTCACCCGGATGTGGGAGCCTTCAGGCGGCTGGCAAGGGGTTCTAGGATATCGGCGGGAGGGTGTCGTCGACCTCGAAGCCGTGGGCCTCGATCATGCGGTGGGTGTCAGCGGCGGTTTGGCCGGGAGTGGTGGGGGAAGGGATGTGAGTTAAAGTTTGACCTCGTTTAGGAACTCCCCGACGGTGAGAATCTTGATGCCACGGTACGAACCGAGCTCCAAGAGGTCCCGGTCCCCCGTCACGAGATACTTTGCCCGGCCGGCAACGGCACACTCCAGAAACTTGTTATCCTCAGGGTCACGCCGGACCACAGTGAGGTGCTTCTTGACCTGGACCGTCTCCACGAAAGGGAGCAACTGCTCTTCAACCACCCCTTTGATTCCTTGGTCGCTCAACCGGAACTTTGGATACGCGAGAGTGCGGAGATATTCCTGAAGGATTGATTTTGAGAGCAGCACGGTGATGCGTCGGGATTGCCACAGGGGGGCCAGGCGGGAGGCCGTGCCAGAAAAGAGCAGGGCCGAGATGAGGGTGTTCGTATCCAGGACGACGCGCATCAGCCCCGACGGCTTCTGGCCCAGCGGATCGCGTCCTCGACATCCCTCTCGGTTAACCCCAGGGCTTTGATTTTGGCCCGTACTGCCTTCAGCCGCTCGTCTGGAGCGGTTACCATTACCGGCTTTAGGACCACCGCACCATCCCTGAGCGAGACCTCGAAATACTCGACGTCAGGGAGTTGCTGGACGATGGCCTTCGGAAGCGTGATCTGGTTCTTGGATGTCTTTTTTGCCAGCATTACCTGTTCCTCCTAGAGTAAGGATACAAGGATTCCTTACTTCTGTCAAGAAGGAAAGTGAGGAGCAGAGGCAGGGATCTCCTAGGCTAGGCCAACGGCGGGAGGGTGTCGTCGACCTCGAAGCCGTGGGCCTCGATCATGCGGTGGGTGTCAGCGGCGGTTTGGCCGGGAGTGGTCAGGTAGCCATTTACGAAAAGTGAATTGGCAGGGTACAAGGCGAGGGGTTGCTGTGGCCCGAGGTTAAGTTCCCGGCCGCCTGCCGCCCTGATCTCTTTCGCAGGATTCACCAGGCGGAACAGACAGAGGGCCTTGAGGCAGCGCTCGGCTGTCAGCTTATGGTATCCCTCGAGCGGGGTCCCAGGAATAGGATGCAGGAAGTTGACGGGAATTGAGGCCACATCCAGTTCCCGAAGATTGACGGCCAGATCCATCACGTCCTCATCCGTCTCTCCCATCCCAACAATCCCCCCGCAACACGTACTCAAGCCAGCCCGCCGAACATTCTCGACGGTCCGGACTCGGTC is a window encoding:
- a CDS encoding PilZ domain-containing protein, which codes for MRDSNDTRRSPRISCDLPMEYQIPGTHPRNGRITKLGTLGALLTTHETVPLGAELFLSFHLPLSKRQINTVGKVRWTSQGRAGVEFAYFGLQQRDEIWRYYARQSAQQRLARS
- a CDS encoding putative toxin-antitoxin system toxin component, PIN family encodes the protein MRVVLDTNTLISALLFSGTASRLAPLWQSRRITVLLSKSILQEYLRTLAYPKFRLSDQGIKGVVEEQLLPFVETVQVKKHLTVVRRDPEDNKFLECAVAGRAKYLVTGDRDLLELGSYRGIKILTVGEFLNEVKL
- a CDS encoding PilZ domain-containing protein, which encodes MSSYTNVRGYPRLVAYLPVQCTSLSQATSLAKVITGKTNSISPGGLGLLLPETIPLKTPVVVQVCEDEPLRALVIWLDKPTPTGLGTSIPHGVGFDFLVDPDLIRQWVHHATPQSHSRVPVQFDVEFTQAGKAGHGTCLNLSKDGMFIAINHPPRPGTEILLRFKLQESSHTLSIPAQVVWIRGEKNWPGAIHGMGVEFLAVDPLKAALIGSVVDRLVGEPSPSPDSSWSFPPSR
- a CDS encoding AbrB/MazE/SpoVT family DNA-binding domain-containing protein, which codes for MLAKKTSKNQITLPKAIVQQLPDVEYFEVSLRDGAVVLKPVMVTAPDERLKAVRAKIKALGLTERDVEDAIRWARSRRG